The proteins below are encoded in one region of Pseudoduganella armeniaca:
- a CDS encoding beta strand repeat-containing protein yields the protein MPFVPNLSHTLVAAAVLALAANASAASFTIADTSSTAQTLGPGAGQTGAISAGGQLTLGGATVAVTISGNGAVLDNLGTIAQTGSGRAVRDNKGTTGLVIRNGATGTMRTADADVIQVGGNGSVTLDNRGALLSLNASAGGAQAVDFSSMTGANTINNYSGAVMTAHEADAVRPGANGLLSNAGTIQSLTSAGASSDAIDGQANSGIRVVNAGLVSGGRHGITAEQADAANAFTLHVTNEAGGIIRGTSGSGINVDGFNGRQVVTIVNAGSIFGNGVTGDGDGVDVDGLVDITNAGTIRSLNAFSAPGAGLAFSEGVSAGGGRIVNTGTIEGLLNAGNGNAVGRGITLAGNDIASGPLAGTREGLYGNATIVNQGLIRGQGGAAIVAVGAASGHTVTIDNRTGGRVVGGGAGVAAIQGGADATFITNAGTIDGGAGGRAIALGAAANTVTISGGSAAVIGDIDGGGNAGSAFVIDAGAGNAFAYAGAVSGFGSVVLRSGILTLASANRIDAGSVLVLAGGTLDLSGAVEQAFARLSLTDSSTIVLGSSVLTFNGLGDVADGAALSLASSVGTFRFLGDYAGNATFAELMRVTTVDHMAVRYSFDGLYTNVQAVPEPSALALLLGGLAVVGWGMRRRGARVC from the coding sequence ATGCCGTTCGTCCCGAACCTGTCCCATACCCTGGTCGCCGCCGCCGTGCTGGCGCTGGCCGCCAACGCCAGCGCCGCGTCGTTCACGATTGCCGACACTTCGTCCACCGCGCAGACGCTGGGCCCAGGCGCCGGGCAGACCGGCGCGATCAGCGCCGGCGGCCAGTTGACGCTCGGTGGCGCCACGGTCGCCGTGACGATCTCCGGCAATGGCGCGGTGCTGGACAACCTGGGCACCATCGCACAGACGGGTTCCGGCCGCGCGGTGCGCGACAACAAGGGCACGACGGGCCTCGTCATCCGCAATGGCGCCACCGGCACGATGCGCACGGCCGACGCGGACGTGATCCAGGTCGGCGGCAACGGCAGCGTCACGCTGGACAACCGCGGCGCGCTGCTGTCGCTGAACGCCTCGGCGGGCGGCGCGCAGGCCGTCGATTTCTCGTCGATGACGGGCGCGAACACGATCAACAACTACTCCGGTGCCGTGATGACGGCGCACGAAGCGGACGCAGTGCGGCCTGGCGCCAACGGCTTGCTGTCCAACGCGGGCACGATCCAGTCGCTGACCAGCGCGGGTGCCAGCAGCGACGCCATCGACGGCCAGGCCAACTCCGGCATCCGTGTCGTCAACGCCGGGTTGGTCTCGGGCGGCCGCCACGGCATCACGGCGGAGCAGGCCGACGCCGCAAATGCGTTCACGCTGCACGTGACGAACGAGGCGGGCGGCATCATCCGCGGCACCAGCGGCTCCGGCATCAACGTCGATGGCTTCAATGGCCGCCAGGTCGTCACGATCGTCAACGCCGGTTCGATCTTCGGCAACGGCGTGACGGGCGATGGCGACGGCGTCGACGTGGACGGCCTGGTGGACATCACCAACGCCGGCACGATCCGTTCGCTCAACGCCTTCAGCGCCCCGGGCGCCGGGCTCGCATTCAGCGAGGGCGTCTCGGCCGGCGGCGGGCGTATCGTCAACACCGGCACCATCGAGGGCCTGCTCAATGCCGGCAACGGCAACGCGGTCGGGCGCGGCATCACCCTGGCCGGTAACGACATCGCCAGCGGACCCCTGGCAGGCACGCGCGAAGGCTTGTACGGCAACGCCACCATCGTCAACCAGGGCCTGATCCGCGGGCAGGGCGGTGCTGCCATCGTCGCCGTGGGCGCCGCCAGCGGTCACACCGTCACCATCGACAATCGCACCGGTGGCCGCGTCGTCGGCGGTGGCGCGGGCGTGGCGGCGATCCAGGGCGGCGCGGACGCCACGTTCATCACCAACGCTGGCACGATCGACGGCGGCGCGGGTGGCCGCGCAATCGCGCTGGGCGCTGCGGCCAACACGGTGACGATCAGCGGCGGCAGCGCTGCCGTCATCGGTGACATCGATGGTGGCGGCAATGCGGGCAGTGCCTTCGTCATCGATGCCGGTGCCGGCAATGCGTTCGCGTACGCTGGCGCGGTTTCCGGCTTTGGCAGCGTCGTGCTGCGCAGCGGCATCCTGACGCTGGCCAGCGCCAACCGGATCGACGCCGGCAGCGTGCTGGTGCTGGCGGGCGGCACGCTGGACCTGTCCGGTGCAGTGGAGCAGGCGTTCGCGCGCTTATCGTTGACGGACAGCTCGACGATCGTGCTGGGTTCGTCGGTGCTGACGTTCAATGGCTTGGGCGACGTGGCGGACGGTGCGGCGCTGTCGCTGGCGAGCTCGGTCGGCACGTTCCGCTTCCTGGGTGACTATGCCGGCAACGCGACGTTTGCCGAACTGATGCGGGTTACGACGGTGGATCACATGGCGGTGAGGTACAGCTTCGACGGTTTGTACACCAATGTGCAGGCAGTGCCGGAGCCGTCGGCGCTGGCGTTGTTGCTGGGTGGTCTGGCTGTCGTGGGATGGGGCATGCGGCGGCGCGGGGCACGTGTCTGTTGA
- a CDS encoding heparinase II/III domain-containing protein gives MPLPALRLICLAVSLTVTTHAFAAIDGVVRRTHPRLYATPAELTALNKYFSGGRLPAKRGEISFTVTTHLRAEGDSQDGVVFGGYNNPVSAILIRHIDSLDITTGTPKVRLQVAFTVPGEASYAAYGELSLSPGEPTKVTLSYDTEQHTASLVTDKAGAVSKQIAYNAALFARWLPGETTPKFDFAYVRRNDVVSGLQVKDLVANQVLWSHERIDSQLNAARGSLLWAADKTSGSIATCMTASEPATLCNVAQNGRGDTLGTAKQLALAYQISNRSVAYAKAARAYAELIMGVTDLAAGREWAMAARVGALGVLYDWFYNDPEFDAELKRKIRATIRDTIRTDVPEVGGKQDDDLIEMICGTPKLAPSTSLLDCASKPDLSRSYLGGHQFSAMTGAALGLLAILDESVNEGHDVTPLIIRIYDHMIEGMIPARNYASGEGGHHMLYAYGANVAEVIERLVMWRRAIVPSSGTTVAPTTFESKVIRPYIYALHADNTFPAAGDAFELVLPEPTLGYMALAAATQGDGVATTFYEKHVQSARPWASAQLLWDRLYFPATRQPAAELSTLPLSARYRVAGNVYMRDSWDREKSTLLEFKSTSFISENHQHLDQNSFTIYKRAPLLVDSGLYNEYDSTHWKNYYRRTIAHNSIVVFDPNEQFLYDSKPMSNDGGQWIKRRVGDAGQERYPTIAEIQPGARNALDGVTHYEEDKEGGYAFVTGNASKAYSTKLDQNDGFLRSILYLRPTSTSPKTTVLVFDRIHAPGRLAATSLLHTVKKPQSHATQHADSIAGGGRVVLAPTPTNLPLLVRNGDGMVTIEPLLPENARITLAGGTDGAPCDQEPADVNYTDCRFTARVATGGGSFAWRNFPAIPGSETHPVTTDAGNWRIEIAAVDEGRSAPDAYQWFLNVLHVEDNRLEADPTENTAKLLPSSDGSAAAVALESGGTVVFAKRSAAAASLRWKAGCGFRGTVIATGLVSGQTYRWQCDTGTQEIVLAATGTQAAGTASGEGVLKFTVR, from the coding sequence ATGCCCCTCCCGGCTTTACGACTGATCTGCCTGGCAGTTTCCCTTACCGTTACGACCCATGCTTTCGCGGCAATCGATGGCGTCGTAAGGCGCACGCATCCACGGCTGTACGCCACACCGGCTGAACTGACAGCGCTGAACAAGTATTTCAGCGGCGGCCGCCTGCCCGCCAAGCGCGGCGAGATATCGTTCACGGTTACCACCCACTTGCGCGCAGAAGGCGATTCGCAGGATGGCGTCGTCTTCGGCGGCTACAACAATCCTGTCAGCGCCATCCTGATTCGGCATATCGACTCCCTGGACATCACGACAGGAACGCCCAAGGTAAGGCTCCAGGTCGCGTTCACTGTTCCGGGAGAAGCTTCGTATGCAGCGTACGGCGAGCTGTCGCTGTCCCCAGGCGAGCCCACCAAAGTAACGCTGAGCTATGACACGGAGCAGCATACGGCCAGCCTGGTCACCGACAAGGCGGGGGCCGTGTCGAAACAGATTGCCTACAACGCGGCGCTCTTTGCGCGCTGGCTGCCGGGCGAGACGACGCCGAAGTTCGACTTCGCCTACGTGCGTCGCAACGATGTCGTAAGCGGCCTGCAGGTGAAGGACCTCGTGGCAAACCAGGTATTGTGGAGCCACGAACGCATCGACTCGCAGCTCAATGCCGCGCGCGGTTCACTGCTCTGGGCTGCAGACAAAACCTCGGGCAGCATCGCCACCTGCATGACGGCGTCGGAGCCGGCGACCCTGTGCAATGTTGCGCAAAATGGGCGCGGCGATACGCTCGGCACGGCGAAGCAACTGGCCCTGGCGTATCAGATCTCGAACCGCTCGGTCGCCTACGCCAAGGCCGCGCGTGCATATGCCGAATTGATCATGGGTGTTACCGACCTTGCAGCAGGACGCGAGTGGGCCATGGCTGCGAGGGTTGGCGCTCTTGGGGTCCTGTATGACTGGTTCTACAACGATCCCGAGTTCGACGCGGAACTGAAAAGGAAAATTCGAGCCACCATCCGCGACACCATCCGTACGGACGTACCGGAAGTGGGCGGCAAGCAGGATGATGACCTGATCGAAATGATTTGCGGCACCCCGAAGCTGGCGCCCTCGACGTCTCTGCTGGACTGCGCAAGCAAACCGGACTTGTCCCGGTCTTATCTCGGTGGCCACCAGTTCAGCGCCATGACCGGCGCTGCCTTGGGTCTCCTGGCGATCCTTGACGAAAGCGTCAACGAAGGTCACGACGTAACGCCGCTTATCATCCGTATATACGACCACATGATCGAAGGGATGATTCCAGCCCGAAATTATGCATCTGGCGAAGGTGGCCATCATATGCTTTACGCCTACGGTGCGAACGTCGCGGAAGTAATCGAACGGCTCGTCATGTGGCGTCGCGCGATCGTGCCGTCCAGCGGCACCACGGTAGCGCCCACCACGTTCGAGTCAAAGGTCATCCGTCCGTATATCTACGCACTGCATGCCGACAATACCTTCCCTGCCGCCGGCGACGCGTTCGAGCTGGTGCTGCCGGAACCGACGCTTGGGTACATGGCCCTGGCCGCCGCAACCCAGGGTGACGGCGTCGCCACGACATTCTACGAAAAGCACGTCCAGTCGGCCCGGCCATGGGCTTCGGCGCAGCTGCTGTGGGACCGTTTGTACTTCCCGGCTACTCGGCAGCCCGCGGCGGAGCTCAGCACCCTGCCGCTCTCGGCCCGTTACAGGGTGGCCGGCAACGTCTACATGCGCGACAGCTGGGATCGCGAGAAGTCGACGCTGCTGGAGTTTAAGTCGACGTCCTTCATCAGCGAGAATCACCAGCACCTCGACCAGAACAGCTTCACCATCTACAAGCGTGCGCCGTTGCTGGTCGACTCCGGCCTCTACAACGAGTACGACAGTACCCATTGGAAGAATTACTACCGACGTACGATCGCGCACAACAGCATTGTCGTATTCGACCCGAACGAGCAGTTCTTGTACGACAGCAAACCCATGAGCAACGACGGCGGTCAGTGGATCAAGCGCCGGGTTGGAGACGCTGGCCAGGAACGGTACCCGACCATCGCGGAAATCCAGCCGGGTGCTCGCAATGCGCTGGATGGCGTCACGCATTACGAGGAAGACAAGGAAGGTGGCTACGCATTCGTGACCGGGAACGCCAGCAAGGCCTATTCGACCAAGCTCGACCAGAATGATGGCTTCCTGCGCAGCATCCTGTACCTGCGACCGACTTCGACCTCGCCAAAAACGACGGTGCTGGTGTTCGATCGGATTCATGCGCCGGGCCGCCTGGCCGCGACATCGCTGCTGCACACGGTCAAGAAGCCGCAAAGCCATGCCACCCAGCATGCCGACAGCATCGCTGGCGGCGGCCGCGTTGTTCTCGCCCCCACCCCGACGAACCTGCCGCTGCTTGTCCGTAACGGCGACGGCATGGTAACGATCGAGCCCCTGCTGCCAGAAAATGCCCGCATCACGCTCGCCGGCGGGACAGACGGGGCACCATGCGACCAGGAGCCCGCCGACGTCAACTATACGGACTGCCGCTTTACGGCACGGGTGGCAACGGGAGGCGGCTCATTCGCGTGGCGAAACTTCCCGGCCATTCCCGGCAGCGAAACCCATCCCGTGACCACGGATGCGGGCAACTGGCGCATCGAAATCGCGGCGGTGGATGAAGGACGTAGCGCGCCGGACGCGTACCAGTGGTTCCTCAACGTATTGCACGTCGAAGACAACCGGCTGGAAGCCGATCCCACCGAAAACACCGCCAAACTGCTGCCCAGCAGCGACGGCAGCGCGGCAGCGGTAGCGCTGGAGTCGGGCGGGACGGTGGTCTTCGCGAAGCGTTCAGCCGCGGCTGCCAGTTTGCGATGGAAAGCAGGCTGCGGTTTCAGAGGCACCGTGATCGCGACCGGCCTGGTATCCGGTCAAACCTACCGCTGGCAATGCGACACAGGCACACAGGAGATCGTACTGGCAGCGACGGGCACCCAGGCGGCCGGCACGGCGTCGGGCGAAGGCGTGCTGAAGTTCACGGTACGATAG
- a CDS encoding trypsin-like serine peptidase produces the protein MITKQILGQPLFRTSVLAICVGLSGQAFAGTPDVYTQYQETGNSNTPRAIGKLFSNSGTCSASVISGNNIIVTAAHCCYNRSSNAWVYGWSFAPAYNSGSAPYGMFPWTSARVPVSWINNGDTASDICLITLGNNTAGRPVTYYTGWLGRSWDWGTVQNHHALGYPGNLGGGQTLQACTSESFGASSTCGGAAILNMGCSMTYGSSGGPWIRQYRTGNYVNSVVHGYQSSTCTGTFGQTFNGARFTSSNIVPLCTAQGC, from the coding sequence ATGATCACGAAACAAATCCTCGGTCAGCCGCTGTTCCGTACCAGCGTTCTCGCCATCTGTGTCGGCCTGTCGGGCCAGGCTTTCGCCGGCACCCCGGACGTCTACACCCAGTACCAGGAAACCGGCAATTCGAACACGCCGCGCGCGATCGGCAAACTGTTCAGCAACAGCGGCACCTGCTCCGCCTCGGTCATCAGTGGCAACAACATCATCGTCACGGCCGCCCACTGCTGCTACAACCGCTCGTCCAATGCCTGGGTGTACGGCTGGTCGTTCGCCCCGGCGTACAACAGCGGCAGCGCGCCCTACGGCATGTTCCCGTGGACCTCGGCACGGGTTCCCGTCAGCTGGATCAACAACGGCGACACCGCTTCCGACATCTGCCTGATCACGCTGGGCAACAACACGGCGGGCCGTCCGGTCACCTACTACACGGGCTGGCTGGGCCGTTCGTGGGACTGGGGCACGGTCCAGAACCACCACGCGCTGGGCTATCCTGGCAACCTGGGCGGCGGCCAGACCCTGCAGGCCTGCACCTCGGAGAGCTTCGGCGCCAGCTCGACCTGCGGTGGCGCGGCGATCCTGAACATGGGCTGCAGCATGACCTACGGCTCCAGCGGCGGCCCATGGATCCGCCAGTACCGGACCGGCAACTACGTCAACTCCGTGGTGCACGGCTACCAGAGCAGCACCTGCACGGGCACGTTCGGCCAGACGTTCAACGGAGCGCGCTTCACCAGCAGCAATATCGTGCCACTGTGCACGGCGCAGGGTTGCTGA
- a CDS encoding 3-oxoacyl-ACP reductase — MPDLLRKLHHHPATAWLARAAGLPDPVELLRAAGPTDAQPLAGKRTAIRAAAGGYAADDLRAFALGAGAVIDDLQGQSLDILIFDATGCRTPAGYAALYDTFHAAASQIAQNGRVLLVAAPPAAATDPIAAAAARGIEGFSRSLGKELGKKGITVNLAYVAADALDRLDGPLRFFCGARSTYVSGQAVQLSTTAVARGTAIEGLHGKVAIVTGSARGIGMATAQRLVEEGATVVCVDVPAASQALHDTCRAIGATALVLDIAAADAPARLLDFLRERGGVDIVVYNAGITRDRTLARMARRDWDLVVDVNFGAIAAIDEALLAAQLLREGGRVICLSSISGVAGNFGQSNYAATKAALIGYVAARGAQLGARGITVNAVAPGFIETPMTQRMPFVPRELGRRLNSLKQGGQPRDVAELIAFLAAPGSVGITGNTIRVCGQALIGA; from the coding sequence ATGCCAGACCTGTTGAGGAAGCTACACCACCATCCCGCCACGGCCTGGCTAGCCCGGGCCGCCGGCTTGCCCGATCCCGTGGAACTGCTGCGTGCGGCGGGACCGACCGACGCCCAGCCGCTGGCCGGCAAGCGCACCGCGATCCGGGCCGCCGCTGGCGGGTATGCCGCCGATGACCTGAGGGCCTTTGCCCTCGGCGCGGGTGCTGTCATCGACGACCTGCAAGGGCAGTCCCTCGACATCCTGATCTTCGACGCGACGGGTTGCCGTACTCCCGCCGGCTATGCCGCGCTGTACGACACGTTCCATGCCGCGGCCTCCCAAATTGCCCAGAACGGCCGCGTGCTGCTGGTCGCCGCGCCACCGGCTGCGGCGACGGACCCGATCGCGGCCGCCGCCGCGCGCGGCATCGAGGGGTTCAGCCGCTCCCTGGGCAAGGAGCTGGGCAAGAAGGGCATCACCGTCAACCTTGCCTATGTGGCAGCGGACGCGCTGGACCGCCTCGACGGCCCCCTGCGTTTCTTCTGCGGCGCCCGCAGTACTTATGTTTCCGGCCAGGCGGTCCAGCTGTCCACGACGGCGGTCGCCCGAGGTACCGCTATCGAGGGGCTGCACGGCAAGGTCGCCATCGTTACCGGCAGCGCGCGCGGCATCGGCATGGCCACCGCCCAGCGCCTGGTGGAGGAAGGCGCGACGGTCGTCTGCGTGGACGTGCCCGCCGCGTCGCAGGCGCTGCACGATACCTGCCGCGCCATCGGCGCCACCGCCCTGGTCCTCGATATCGCCGCGGCCGACGCCCCGGCGCGCCTGCTGGATTTCTTGCGCGAGCGCGGTGGCGTCGATATCGTCGTTTATAACGCCGGCATCACGCGCGATCGCACGCTGGCCCGGATGGCCCGGCGCGACTGGGACCTGGTCGTGGACGTGAACTTCGGCGCCATCGCCGCCATCGACGAGGCCCTGCTGGCCGCGCAGCTGTTGCGCGAAGGAGGACGGGTGATCTGCCTGTCCTCGATCAGTGGCGTCGCCGGTAATTTTGGCCAGAGCAATTACGCGGCCACCAAGGCCGCGCTGATCGGCTACGTGGCGGCGCGCGGCGCGCAGTTGGGTGCGCGTGGCATTACCGTCAACGCGGTTGCGCCGGGCTTTATCGAAACGCCGATGACGCAGCGGATGCCGTTCGTCCCGCGCGAGCTGGGCCGTCGCCTGAATTCGCTGAAGCAGGGCGGCCAACCGCGCGACGTGGCCGAATTGATCGCTTTCCTCGCCGCCCCCGGCAGCGTGGGCATCACGGGCAACACGATCCGGGTTTGCGGCCAGGCACTGATCGGCGCCTGA
- a CDS encoding porin: MKKAVKQTTMQRALAMSVMALACGGAWAQSSVTVYGLLDAGVDTVKKGQGNVQGTLFGLSGTTPVPNAMASPETRTTRMAPSLSAQSHFGFKGTEDMGGGYKAGFTLEGGLQIDNGLLANDGRLFGRQAFVSLTTPVGEVRLGRQASPMLIGYYLATTERLGSTDLMGAGLVVNTLQTYQDNVASYLVRKGPWLGVLSYSTNAGVASRISAARNGATSATPAATATTGQIVGGLTAGAETTDERGRAQGALLAYNGTPLAIIAAYHRNDFRGAQVGVASLAGGGTFIPLYTADTFTGAMIGAKYAFPTGTLLVANFHRGQYKTVGPQDPKTHTASIGIKQTLGAVELGAQYMQSRFKNFTRGKDTGVMLGADYNFSKRTALYSRIGYVDDDRGDIVRGTVTPLPIAGGPGALLVPLGAQEVPLFSGAGQNVDARTSIISIGLRHFF, from the coding sequence ATGAAGAAAGCAGTGAAACAGACGACAATGCAACGCGCCCTGGCCATGTCCGTCATGGCGCTGGCCTGTGGCGGCGCGTGGGCGCAGTCCTCGGTCACCGTGTACGGCCTGCTGGACGCGGGCGTGGACACGGTCAAGAAGGGCCAGGGCAATGTCCAGGGCACCTTGTTCGGCCTGTCCGGCACGACGCCGGTGCCGAACGCCATGGCGTCGCCGGAAACCCGCACGACCCGCATGGCCCCGTCGTTGTCGGCGCAAAGCCATTTCGGCTTCAAGGGCACGGAAGACATGGGCGGCGGCTACAAGGCCGGCTTCACGCTGGAAGGCGGCCTGCAGATCGATAACGGCCTGCTGGCCAACGACGGCCGCCTGTTCGGGCGCCAGGCGTTCGTCAGCCTGACCACGCCGGTGGGCGAGGTCCGCCTCGGGCGCCAGGCCTCGCCGATGCTGATCGGCTATTACCTGGCCACCACGGAACGCCTGGGCAGCACCGACCTGATGGGGGCCGGCCTGGTCGTCAATACCTTGCAGACCTACCAGGACAACGTGGCATCGTACCTGGTGCGCAAGGGTCCATGGTTGGGTGTACTGTCCTATTCCACCAATGCTGGCGTCGCCAGCCGCATCAGTGCGGCGCGCAATGGCGCCACCAGCGCCACCCCGGCCGCCACCGCCACCACGGGCCAGATCGTGGGCGGCCTGACCGCCGGCGCGGAAACCACGGACGAGCGCGGCCGTGCCCAGGGCGCGCTGCTGGCCTACAACGGCACGCCGCTGGCCATCATCGCGGCTTACCACCGCAACGACTTCCGTGGTGCCCAGGTCGGCGTTGCCTCGCTGGCCGGCGGCGGCACCTTCATTCCGCTGTACACGGCCGACACGTTCACGGGCGCGATGATCGGCGCGAAATACGCCTTCCCGACCGGGACCTTGCTGGTGGCGAACTTCCACCGTGGCCAGTACAAGACCGTCGGGCCGCAGGACCCGAAGACCCATACCGCCTCGATCGGCATCAAGCAGACGCTGGGCGCGGTGGAGCTGGGCGCGCAGTACATGCAGAGCCGCTTCAAGAATTTCACGCGCGGCAAGGATACCGGGGTGATGCTGGGTGCCGACTACAACTTCTCGAAGCGTACCGCCCTGTATAGCCGCATCGGCTACGTGGACGACGATCGCGGCGACATCGTGCGCGGCACCGTGACGCCGCTGCCGATCGCGGGCGGTCCCGGCGCGCTGCTGGTGCCGCTGGGCGCGCAGGAAGTGCCGCTGTTCTCGGGCGCGGGCCAGAACGTCGACGCGCGCACGAGCATCATCAGCATCGGCCTGCGGCACTTCTTCTAA
- a CDS encoding TetR/AcrR family transcriptional regulator produces MRKQNDNDATPAETPARKAPRRTLTRLDWIDAATEILVSKSVDAIHPATLARDLGITIGSFYYHFKDRNDLLASVLRQWHERTTAQVMEEYAGMPIDELAYELMALPLHGLTARHAAMVEFAIRAWARRDEMARQAVLEVDQQRLGLYTDALRNSGFAKAEAENRAFLIYSFQMSQALLWDVNDEKARKRQLNFAKKLFLQPLSGPAT; encoded by the coding sequence GTGAGAAAACAGAACGATAACGATGCAACGCCGGCGGAGACCCCGGCGCGCAAGGCGCCCCGGCGCACACTGACACGGCTGGACTGGATCGACGCGGCCACCGAGATCCTCGTCAGCAAAAGCGTCGATGCCATCCATCCCGCCACGCTGGCGCGCGATCTCGGCATCACGATCGGCAGCTTCTATTACCACTTCAAGGACCGCAACGACCTGCTGGCCAGCGTGCTGCGCCAGTGGCACGAGCGCACCACCGCGCAGGTGATGGAGGAATACGCCGGCATGCCGATCGACGAGCTGGCGTACGAACTGATGGCGCTGCCCCTGCACGGGCTGACGGCACGCCACGCGGCCATGGTGGAATTCGCCATCCGCGCGTGGGCCCGGCGCGACGAGATGGCGCGCCAGGCCGTGCTGGAAGTGGACCAGCAACGGCTCGGGCTATACACCGATGCACTGCGCAACAGCGGCTTCGCCAAAGCCGAGGCCGAGAACCGCGCCTTCCTGATCTACAGCTTCCAGATGTCGCAGGCCCTGCTGTGGGACGTCAACGACGAGAAGGCGCGCAAGCGGCAGCTGAACTTCGCCAAAAAACTGTTCCTGCAGCCGCTGTCCGGACCGGCAACTTAG
- a CDS encoding CAP domain-containing protein, whose translation MPIHRYRLLAAMLAAALLTAVPAHASRQDLIGLINAYRAAPQQCGGEHMAPLPPLDAPAAMARVRIGVGTFLEQALERAGYPVEHAEAVYLSNVDDAAAAMTLLRQNFCDKLLSSDFAAAGAVRTGDDWIVLFARPLHEAPLPTPDVLDTEVLAAVNAARAEPRRCGEQQFPAAGPLRWNAALTQAALAHSSDMAKHRYFSHQEKNGSVVDDRATRAGYAWTRIGENIAAGQKSVAEAVEGWLDSPGHCANIMNPGFDEMGLAYAVNPERGRVYWTQVLGRRR comes from the coding sequence ATGCCCATCCATCGCTACCGCCTGCTGGCGGCCATGTTGGCCGCCGCCCTGCTGACTGCCGTGCCCGCCCACGCGAGCCGGCAGGATCTGATCGGCCTGATCAACGCCTACCGCGCCGCGCCGCAGCAGTGCGGCGGCGAGCACATGGCGCCGTTGCCGCCGCTGGATGCGCCGGCTGCGATGGCCCGGGTACGGATCGGCGTCGGCACCTTCCTCGAGCAGGCGCTGGAACGGGCCGGCTATCCTGTCGAGCACGCGGAGGCGGTGTACCTGTCCAATGTGGACGATGCCGCTGCCGCCATGACGCTGCTGCGCCAGAACTTCTGCGACAAATTGCTCAGCAGCGACTTCGCCGCGGCGGGCGCCGTGCGCACGGGCGACGACTGGATCGTGTTGTTCGCACGACCGCTGCACGAGGCGCCCTTGCCCACGCCGGACGTGCTCGATACCGAGGTACTGGCGGCCGTGAATGCGGCGCGCGCCGAGCCGCGACGGTGCGGCGAGCAGCAATTCCCGGCGGCCGGCCCGCTGCGCTGGAACGCGGCATTGACGCAGGCCGCGCTGGCCCACAGCAGCGACATGGCGAAGCACCGCTACTTCAGTCACCAGGAAAAGAACGGCAGCGTGGTGGACGACCGTGCCACCCGCGCCGGCTATGCGTGGACGCGCATCGGCGAGAACATCGCCGCTGGCCAGAAGTCGGTGGCGGAAGCGGTGGAAGGCTGGCTGGACAGCCCCGGCCATTGCGCCAACATCATGAATCCGGGATTCGACGAGATGGGGCTGGCCTATGCGGTCAATCCCGAGCGTGGCCGCGTCTACTGGACGCAAGTGCTGGGCCGGCGGCGCTGA
- a CDS encoding IS1/IS1595 family N-terminal zinc-binding domain-containing protein — protein MDRNAIATRAAAHEQLRFSELYSEQLRALLDSGTPLALCLQAIEDRGKGMHQCPHCGHERLYRHGYGGGLQRYRCRLCRKTCNALTNTPLAFLRLRGKWLPFLECALRAESVRGAAASVGIHRNTSFRWRKRFGAQQDPAARDE, from the coding sequence ATGGACCGGAATGCCATCGCCACACGCGCCGCGGCACACGAGCAGCTGCGCTTTTCCGAACTCTACAGCGAGCAACTGCGGGCGCTGCTGGACAGCGGCACGCCGCTCGCCCTGTGCCTGCAGGCCATCGAAGACCGCGGCAAGGGCATGCACCAGTGCCCGCACTGCGGCCACGAACGGCTGTACCGGCACGGCTACGGTGGCGGGCTGCAGCGCTATCGCTGCCGGCTCTGCCGCAAGACGTGCAATGCGCTGACCAACACGCCACTGGCTTTCCTGCGCCTGCGCGGCAAGTGGCTGCCCTTCCTCGAATGCGCGCTACGCGCCGAAAGCGTACGCGGCGCCGCCGCCAGCGTGGGCATCCACCGCAACACGAGCTTCCGCTGGCGCAAGCGCTTCGGGGCGCAGCAGGATCCAGCCGCACGGGACGAGTAA